CGAACGCTCCTTCCACATTCCAAGCTGCCATGAATGAAATGTTTCGTAATGTTCTTCGTCGGTTCGTATTGGTTTTCTTTGACGACATACTTGTTTATAGCAAATCGGAATCGGAACATGTCGCACATCTTCACTAGGTTTTCCAAACACTTTCCACACATCAATACTATGCTAAATTGTCTAAATGTGTGTTTGGAGTTACAGAAATCAGTTATCTTGGTCATGTCATATCCAGATCGGGTGTATCTACCGACACCGAAAAGATTATCGCGATTCAAAAATGGCCAACCCCTACTTCACAAACAACCCTTCGCGGGTTCCTTGGCTTGACAGGCTATTATAGACGGTTCGTGAGGAGCTACTCTCATATCGCTGGGCCACTTACCGATCTGTTGAAGGGAAATCACAAGTTTATATGGTCTGAAGCAGCTCAGCTTGCATTTGATAATCTCAAACAGGCAATGATCAAATTACCTACTTTAACATTACCCAATTTTACTTTGGTTTTTGATGTAACAACAGATGCATCGGATTATGGCATCGGGGCGATTCTATCTCAGGAAGACAAGCCTATTGCTTTCTTTAGAAAGAAACTCAATTCAAAAATGAAAGCCGCTTCTGTTTATATCCGGGAATTATACGCTATCACCGAAGCCATCAAGAAATGGCGACATTATTTATTGGGTCGTTGGTTCCGTGTTTTTACCGATCAGAGAAGCTTACGATATCTCTTGACTCAAGTTATACAAACACCAGAACAACACAAATGGGCAAGCAAATTGATTGGATATGATTTTGAAATCTTTTACAAACCGGGTAAAGAAAACCACGTGGCAGATGCCTTAAGCCGAATTACCGATTCAAAGCTATTCACACTTTCCATGCCTTATTTTTCGTGGTTACATGAACTCAGAGACTACTACACGACCACTGAAGAGGGCCGCGACATGATTTGGCAAATCGTGGAATTCCCGGACCAATACCCAAATCAACAGTTGCATGATGGGTTGATTTATCACGATAATAAGCTTTTCATTCCAGTCCTCTCTTCTCTACGACTCAAGCTACTGCATGAGTTCCACTCAAGCAAAGTAGGCGGACACTCGGGGATCACGGCTAATATCAAAAGGATCAAGTGTTCCTTCTCTTGGTCCAACCTTCGACAAGAGGTTACAGATTATATCCACAATTGCAAGGTGTGCCAACAAACCAAATACTCTACCCAAAAACCTTATGGTTTGCTTCAACCTCTTCCCATTCCTAATCAAGTTTGGGAGgaaatatccatggatttcatcaccaactTACCTCCATCAAACGGCAAAATGGCCATATGGGTCATCGTTGATCGGCTCACCAAATTTTCACACTTCATCCCGTTACGACCCAACTACACTGCCACCTCCCTTTCTACCATCTTTCTTGAGCAAATCTATAagttgcatggtcttccaaaaagTATACTCTCTGACCGCGACCCCATCTTTCTCAGCAAGTTTTGGAAAGAACTGTTTCACTCTGTGGGTACTACTCTCTTACATTCTAGTgcataccatcctcaaacggatagTCAAACTGAAGTGGTTAACCGTACGTTGGAGAGTTAATTGCGGTGCTTCACATGTGATGAACAAAACCATTGGACCAAATACTTATACCTAGCTGAATTTTGGTATAACACAAGCCACCATAGTGCCATCGACATGACACCGTTCCAAGCACTTTATGGGCGTCCACCACCCTCTTTGCCACACTACACGCTCGACGCAAACAGATCCACTACCATCAACGAAACCTTACTGGAACACCAAAGAATAGTCGACCTACTCAAATCCACGTTGCAAATAACACGACAGAGGATGGCAGATCAGGCTAATAAACATCGCCAAGATAAGGAATTTTCGGTCGGTGATTTGGTGTTGCTTCGTTTGCGCATATACCGCCAGCAATCTGTAGCTTCCCGGGTTGTCGAAAAGCTGAGTCGTCGTTACTATGGTCCTTTCAAGATCGTTGATCGCATCGAGAAAGTCGCATATCGTTTGGAGTTGCCACCGGGCTCACGTATACACCCGGTCTTTCATGTGTCATTGTTACTTGCTTGTAAAGGGAACTCGAAGTCGGAATTTACACCGTTACCCCCAGATTTCATAGCTTCAGTGCAATCAGATGACAGTTCCGGCCTTGCGGACAAGGCCGTTTTTTGAAGGGCGAGATAATGTTACGACCCATGTGAGTGACACCGGCCCAACAGTAGAGGCTCGACCCAAGCGTATTATCCAAAGGCCCGTCCGTTATCTCAACTAATCACTGGAAAGAATAATTTGCAAAAATCCTATTCTAAATAAAAAGAACGTGCATTCATGAAGAGCATTATTTGTGGAGAGGAATCAATGGGATTTCTTAAAATAATTGTGATCTCCATGAAAGTGGATTAATTTCCTATTTTAGTTTGAACGTTGCTTTGCATTTCCATGTAAACATTTCCATTCTATGTATTTAAATACCCATGTTTTGGTTAATAGAAATCATCCGATAAAGTTGCCTTGAATCCCCTTCTTCTCTGTTAATTCTAGCTTGGGAGATCCGGTTCGTCTCGAATAGAACCATATCaaggtcactcaagtttcaaaagtgttacAATCATGTCACTAAACgttcatttttcattaaaattaagggttttttcatccatttcataagTAACTATGGGGATGTGGATTTTAgtttcttttttcctttttatttgatgctaacttcAAGTGATGACAtagattgtaacttgtttttttaacttttaatgtaattaaagtgtttttatttttaataaatagaattttatatattaaaataatccgactccaacattttatgtttatttttttcttgacacgtaGAAAAAAGGACATGACTCAATTTGAATATTAAGTTATTTAATTTGGACAAAAATGATACGAGTAACttaattaaaatatttttaaaacttggttactattctgtgacaCTTTTAAATCTTACGTGAAAAAGAATAAAAATTCATAATCCACCCGTTATATTTAAAAGatttaggatcaaatacaaaggttTTTGAAAATAAGAAGTCGTATAAATATCAAACGGACTCCGATTGAACTCATTCAAGCGGCATTGAAACCGTCTTATCGAACTCTATGATGTAAGATTCTAGGTTTTCACTTTTAGATTTATAGGTTGTAGATTTTAGAAATTTTGTTTATTATcattgtattttttatttatcattgtgtcttttttatATATGTGCGTTATTGGGTCTTTTTTGCgactcattgtgtcttttttcttCGACATTGTTTAATATTTTTCGGCATTGTTTTATAGTTTGCTCGACATTGTGttatcttgtgcgatccattgTGTCTTTACACACTTGTTATTTTAGAAACCTTTACAGAATAAATTAACCATATTTTAAATCGTAAAACTATTGGTTATATGTTCAACGACTCATCAATGATGGTTATTTCTTGTCTTTGGCATAACTTTCTTCAAAAGTTATTCTTGGTTTAGTCATTTGTATTAAAAAAACATGTGATATCAGCCTCTtctttattatatattatacaGTTTGATTTGTCCTTATATAGAGCAACAAGTGCAATTCAAGAATTGTTTTGTATCATCATGACTAAATACGAACAAAAATGAACCTTTCATATTCATTATAAATGCCTATGGACATTTTGGAAAGATCCGTAAGTACCACTTGCTTTTGGTTATGGAATAAAGTACCACTTGTTTTTTGGATTGGATATAGATTGAAATATGTTCATTTGAATCGAGGGCATTGAAGAGATTTTAATGTTCGTAATATTGTGATGTAATTCTGGGTTTTACAACTTCCTGTTGGTTCATTTCTATAATTTTATATAGAAGTTTGccattcgaaaaaaaaaaaaaaaaaaaaaaaaaaaaaaacctaatgtCTTCAACATATGTGTGTGTAAAGAGGTTTCAATGGCAAAAAGTAAAATGCTACGCGAAATGTGAGTATCATATGTGTCTTATGTATTTGAGGGAGTGATCATGTGGTGTTAACCATTTACTATCTGAAGTCATTTTACAAAATAAAACACGAAAGCGTACACCAAGTTTACGTTGAAACGTAGACAAACTCGGctttataaattttaaaaagtGTTTTAAAGGAAAGACACTAATTACCTCTCGTGCGTTCCGGTAGGGTCTTACGACGACATTAATGTGTTAAAGGGCACGTTCTCAAACTTCAAAAGCAACATCGAAACGTTGTCGCGAACCCAATTACGGTTGTGAAATCGACATCGCTAGGCAATTAGAAAGAAACGTATGAAGTTAACTAAGTTCTGTTATGAAAACCGAAATTTAGGATAAAAAATTTGGAAGTAATGGAAAATTTTGAATCGTAAAAACGATTGTTACGAAACACGAATTTGACCTTTTTCTAAACGCACATTGC
This is a stretch of genomic DNA from Helianthus annuus cultivar XRQ/B chromosome 16, HanXRQr2.0-SUNRISE, whole genome shotgun sequence. It encodes these proteins:
- the LOC110920430 gene encoding uncharacterized protein LOC110920430 translates to MTPFQALYGRPPPSLPHYTLDANRSTTINETLLEHQRIVDLLKSTLQITRQRMADQANKHRQDKEFSVGDLVLLRLRIYRQQSVASRVVEKLSRRYYGPFKIVDRIEKVAYRLELPPGSRIHPVFHVSLLLACKGNSKSEFTPLPPDFIASVQSDDSSGLADKAVF